cctactggtggttcctaaagtcctctaaagtagtgatggagccagagctttcagctatcaggctccaTCAGGCCTCTCTACATTTCTGTCACAGTTCTGCCCTGCTCTTCCCTGAAGCAACttctcagtatttttccacactgccATCAGCCACACCCACCTTGTCGACCACTCTCCTGTTCACACAGGTGCTGCCCATCTGTAATCAACCAGCCACTACATaagcctccctctccttccatTCTTCGCAGTATACAGCATGACCTTCCAGCGGTTCATGCATCGGCTTGAGTTCTCTTGTTAAGAACCTTGCCTGTTTTTGGACATTCCCTGCTTGTCGCTCCTTGGTAACTGCTCTGTTTGCTGCCCCTGACCTTGAGATCTTGCTTCCGGACTTTGGATTCTTTCAGCCTGTCTTTGTGAGTCTCTACGTTTACCTGCCTGCCCGAGACCTGAGGAACTATGATTAAAGAGCATAGTTAAAGCACTTCAAGTCTGCTGTGTTGCATTTGGGTCCATCGCTCACCTTGTTACAATTtcagagtagactaaaaaccttccttagtgataaagcctatagttcagggctggatcaggtcttggaccagcccctagttatgctgctataggctcagactgccgggggactcccatgatgcactgggctcctcctcttcctctccatcctgatgcttcatgtctctttaatgtctgttactaacttggtatcttccctggagcctttctgtgcttttctcatctctcaggttcctgtggatcctggtcctggttctcctgctgtagttctctggttcctgtggatcctggtcctggttctcctgctgtggatcctggtcatggttctcctgctgtggttcctgtggatcctggtcctggctctgctgctgtggttctctggttcctgtggatcctggtcctggttctcctgctgtggttctctggttcctgtggatcctggttctcttgctgtggttctgtggatcctggtcctggttctcctgctgtggttctctggttcctgtggatcctggtcctggctctgctgctgtggttctctggttcctgtggatcctggtcctggttctcctgctgtggatcgtcggccaccaacactttttactgatattagtcctgttattattattcacatattaactgttgtcatgtttttacctgctaccatattgatcagtatcagtcacactgatcagtatcagtcacactgatcagtatcagtcacattgatcagtatcagtcacactgatcagtatcagtcacattgatcagtatcagtcacactgatcagtatcagtcacactgatcagtatcagtcacattccTACGGTCAGTGATATAGTTACTGTTAgtgttttggttgtgtgtgtgtctctctctctcctgaatttcctgaatctttggtctctgaatgaaagagtttgttctgagctgctctttatggaaacagtctgagagaacactgTTATGAAGGGTTAGGGTCAaacaaagattgattgatgaatagataacatttgttatgaactgtgctttataaaaaaaaaaaagattgaatgGACTGGGGATGGAGTTCAACAGCATCTCAGTGAGTCTGAtttggtaaatggtctgtgtgactaactttttgtcttttcaaccATTCAAAGCACCTTAACGTTCACCCCCTGATGACATCAGGAGACTAactattcacacactgaagctggtAACCTCTAGATCCCCAGCTGTGTGAATGAACGCTCTCCTCTTGTCCAGATCCTGTGTGAACATGAATGTCGTCCTGGTTTTTACCTTTTCTGTGGACTGGGCGGTGCCAAAGAAGATCGGTACGAAAGCCAGCCATATGATGCAGGTGGTGTACATGGTGAACCCGATCGGCTTTGCTTCATTAAAAGTCTCAGGGACACCCCGACTCTTCACTGCATACACTGTACAGGTTACCTAGCAACAAGAATAATACAGGTTACCTTgcaactggggctaatgcttgtgctaactgaggctacTGCTTATGGAAACTgatgctaatgcttgtgctaactggggctaatgcttatCCTAACTGATGCTAATGCTTATCCTAACTGATGCTAATGCTTGTGCAAACTGAtactaatgcttgtgctaactgatgctaatgcttgtgctaactggggctaatgcttgtgcaaactgatgctaatgcttgtgctaactggggctaatgcttatCCTAACTGATGCTAATGCTTATCCTAACTGATGCTAATGCTTGTGCAAACTGAtactaatgcttgtgctaactgatgctaatgcttgtgctaactggggctaatgcttgtgcaaACTGATGCTAATGCTTATCCTAACTGATGCTAATGCTTATCCTAACTGATGCTAGTGCTTGTGCAAACTGAtactaatgcttgtgctaactggggctactGCTTGTACTAACTGGGGCTACTGCTTATGCAAACTGATGCTAAttcttgtgctaactggggctaatgcttatcctaactgatgctaatgcttgtgctaactgataCTAATACTTGTACTAACTGGgactaatgcttgtgctaattGGGATTAGTGCTGGTGCTAATTGGGGCTAATGCTGGCGCTAACTACGGCTAAGTTTGTGATGTTTAGTTCATATGTTCTCTGTTAcctcctgttttattgtggtgttaaacttttccctctcgtttcaggccccttgacttcctgcccttgtgtgtttcccactcctTTGTCTGCCCTCGCCCTGATTGTTTCCGCATGTGTCCCCTCCCCTGGTGTGTATATATTATCTGTattttcccctgtcctgtgtCAGATCGTCTTTTACCCTTGTGTCCAGCTATTCAGTGTCTTTAGTCAGTGTTGGTGAGAGATTCTTGTGAGTGTTCTGAGTCTAGTCAGGTTGGTATCGATTAGGAAGTATTTTAGTGTCTGCACCTTTTTACAATCTGTTTTGCCTCGTGATGAGCTTTTGAGTGTGCCTCGTGTGTGCTTCTGGTTGTAACAGCTTCATGTTTGGTAGAAACACCTTTGGAGCTGCTAATCAATATCAGATGATCAATaacagcagatcaataacttaTGAATGATCGATCAGCGTGTTACCATGAGGACGATGCTGTAGCTGAGGCAGCAGATGATTGACAGGTCGGACATGTCACACTTCAGGATGCCGCGGGCCAGGTTGGGGTTCGGGGGGCGAAGCTCCTCATAATCAATGATGGTGTGAGGAGGAACAACGCCGAACCACACGAACACTCCGAGGACCTGAAACGCACACGTTAAGGTAAACACAAGTCATGTGATAAGTCGCCCAATCAGAAATGGGGGCACACTGACACCTGTGGTCTCACCTGGACAGAGATGAGGATGAATGTGATGATGAGCTGGGAGGCGGGGCTGATGAATTTGGGTGGCGTCACCGACCTCTTGCCTTGTTCGAAGATGCGATAGATGCGGTTGGTTTTGGTCAACATGGCAGAGTAGGTGATGGCCATGCCGAGGCCCAGCAGGAGGCGCCGGAAAgcacacaccaccacactgGGCTCGGCAATCATCAGGAAGGTGATCAGGTAGATCAGGAAGATACCTGCCgagtgacagacaggtgacatcatcatcacatcttcATCTCCAAAGGAAACAGTCAGGTGTTGTTTCATGGTAAAACTTTTTATCCTGTTTTAGTCATTTAGTCTGCtttggagcaggaggaagaggaggagcagtaaaaggaggaggagtgatgaaCAGGTGGGCTTGTTACCCGTCAACAGCACGTAGCTTAGCTCCCTCCCTGACGCCCTGACTATGGGTGTGTCATTGAAGCGGATGAAGGTGATCACCACGGCGCTGGTTGCTAGGATACCGAGCATGGCAAGGGAGGCGGGCACCAGGGCAAAGGGGGAGTTCCACTCCAGCTTGATGATGGGGGTCGGGCGACAGGCGGTTCTGTTGGGGACGGGGCGCATGTCTGACGGACACATCTCACAGGTAAACTCATCCAGCTGGTACTGATACCCATCAcagagctagagagagagagacgggtttGAAAAGGGGGACGGGTCAGAGTAGTGGTAGTACTAATCGTAAtactagtaacagtagtagtagaaCTACTAGTAATAGTATTACTACCTGAGTACTGCAGTGTTATGTTACATTGCCAGCAGTTGTAGTAAttctagtagtagtactgcagtaggACCTCACAGTgccagtagtagtagtattcgTACTTGAGTATGTACCTCGCAGGTttgggttcagtgtctcagcATGCAGAGTACTAGTAGTACTGTgttagtactgcagtagtagtaaccacagtagtagtagtgtgttagtactgcagtagtacctTGCAGTaccagcagcagtagtagtgaccacagtagtagtagtagtactgtgttagtactgcagtagtagttgTAACCACAGTAGTTGTAGTGCAGTAGTACCTTGCAGTgccagcagcagtagtagtaaccacagtagtagtagtagtactgtgttagtactgcagtagtagtaaccacagtagtagcagtactgtTAGTGCTGCAGTACCTCGCAGTGCCAGCAACAGTAGTAGTAaccacagtagtagtagtagtactgtgttagtactgcagtagtagtaaccgtagtagtactgtgttagtactgcagtagtagtactgtgttagtactgcagtagtacctCGCAGTgccagcagcagtagtagtaaccacagtagtagtagtagtaagcacagtagtagtagtagtactgtgttagtactgcagtagtacctCGCAGTGCCAGCAGCAGGGAACTCCTTTGACCATCTTTTTTCGTTCTCCTGGTCGACACGGAAAACTACAGATGGACTCTGGAACAGATTTATCTCCTCCAGACCACTGCATCTCctccagctgacagacagacgagtggagagagagacagagagacagagactgaaaTGCAGAAGATGTTTCATTGGCTTTATGTTTCTCTTGGGTCCAATCAGATTCTTACATTGAGCCTCAGGTTATTGGTCCACTGGCCGATGACATGGTAACCAGGATGGCTGTGATTGGTCATTTGGAACTGGAAGATGTCGTAGCGACCGGGAGCGTCTCCGTTCTCATTGAACAAAACACTCGTACCTGCGCTTCCTGGTGGACACAAAGACAGGAGGGACATACAGTTACATGACACGTCACAACACATGACACGTCACATGACAAGTCCCAGGTGAGAACACAGGTGTGTTGTTATCCAGGTGAGGGTATCGATGGTCTAAAGAGAATCCtggtctttgtgtctgtttgaacCTCCAGACGTCAGACTGCCTCTGCATCTACAGATGACTCCATCCTGAGGTCCACCTGAGGCACACCTTAGGCCCATCTAGAGGTCCACCTGGAAGGTGTTGTGGAAAATCAAAGGAATCAGCCGGACACCAACTTCGGCAACCTCTGGGAATTTACTTGGTACAACACAGCTTCACAAAGCACTTCAATACCGATAACAACTCCAAACTTCTGATCAACTTCAGGGGCTTTTATACTTTAATACTGCGTCACTTTATCAATGTGTGTATTGTATTGGGCGTGCtcacttggtgtgtgtgtatgcgtgacatattgcgtgtgtgtgtatgtggtgttcTGCTCCTAACTTAGATTATCTTTCTTGGGGCTCGGTCCTGGTCCAGCCCCCTTCTGGTTCTTTGTTTGATCCCTTTGAACACACCACTGGCTCTGACAAGGATATCATGTTTCCAGTGTGATCCAACAATGTGATCATGAGAGACCAAACTGGGTCAAGGCGAATCAGAACTGGAGTCGGACCTTAACTGCTGCCTCCCAGAACCACCAGCTACTCTAATTGGCTGAACATCATGTGAATGCACAAGTGAGAAGATGAGGTGGCCCGATGGTGACTGGACCCACAGACCCATGTCGGTAGCAGAGGTCCAGACCTCTGCAGAGGAGACCCATTTCAGCTGCATGGATCGACCATCTGGACCTTTCACCCCAAGACCAGGGCCTGAACCAGGAACTAGGACCAGCATCAGGACTGGGCTGAGGACTGAAAGGGGGATCCACTGCTGAGTCCATAAGGACCAAGTCCTTCTGAACCACCTAAGTCTAGTACAGAGTCCACATTTTTCTGCACCAGTACACCGGCCTGTCTCCCCTCCACCTGGCCCTCGCAGGTGGACCAGCCCCTACCATACCTGAACTTAGATCAGCCCACTGGTTTTCAGCAGAGCACCATGACCTCAGCCTGGGTACccaacccacccacccacagTCATCCAGACTGGATGGTCAAACTCTCATCATCCTTCCAGGATCCCTGCTGGAGTCAACAGCTGGTCCACTGATCCAAAACCAGGACCGAGTCCTCAAACCTGTCTGCAGCTTcaagacccccccccacacacacacacacacacacacacacacacctgtaccgTTCCAGCTCCAGCACTGATGCTCTGAGGCTGTTTCCAAGGCGATGTTTCCATGTTTCTGCCGATCTGTGGAGTAGAGGCTCTGACTCAGATGTGGTATTTGTTGGGTTTTCTTACCATTGAAGTTGACGGCTCTGATATAGTCCAGCAGCAGGCGTCCCTCCACCGGGTCCATGCTGTTGCAGACGCCGGCGCTGCCCGGACACAGGTCGCGGTGCATGCTGTGCAGTGCGTAGGCGACGGCATAAACAGCGTCAATCACAAACTGGACCTTCCCCTCCTGCTCGTAGGATGAGTCCACACCAATCCTCTCCTcacctggagacacacacatcacatgactGGGGCGGTGGGGGATGGTGGACAGGTACGTGTGATGAAGGTCCCTGACACCCGCCCCCCAACCCTGGTGGGGCGTACCTGTGCACTTCTTCTTGTCGGGGTCCAGTTTGATTCCCGGTCGAGTCAGTTTACACCTGAAGTCGTCCTCCCAGAACTCGTTGAACCAGATGTTCCTCCGATTGTTCTCCAGAGAGCGAGACATGAAGTACTGATcaaaacctacacacacacacacacacacacacacaggataaatacacacacagataaatacagCCACACATACACTCTCCAGTTTTCGGTCATTTTACCGTCGATTGAAGCCCGTTTTGGCAGGATGGTGACGGCGCCCTCGGCAACATCCtccagctctgtgattggtgAACTCTTCGCCCCCCAGCTGTCCGACcccacaaacaggaagtgacccGTCAGGTTAGCGCGCTTTGCCGCCTCGAGGACACGCCTACCAGGAAAAGGGGAGGAGTCACAGTGGAGTCATGTGACCATACAGATCAGAACAGACAGAcggtggtgggggggttgttACTTGATGTCATCCTCGTTAGCGAAGATTATGACTCCTCTGGCGTTA
This sequence is a window from Pempheris klunzingeri isolate RE-2024b chromosome 11, fPemKlu1.hap1, whole genome shotgun sequence. Protein-coding genes within it:
- the grm6a gene encoding glutamate receptor, metabotropic 6a, with the translated sequence MEAMLYALDQINSDPELLPNITLGARILDTCSRDTYALEQSLTFVQALIQKDTSDIRCSNGEPPIIRKPERVVGVIGASASSVSIMVANILRLFEIPQVSYASTAPELSDNNRYDFFSRVVPPDSYQAQTMLDIVKALGWNYVSTLASEGNYGESGVDAFMQISREAGGVCIAQSVKIPREPTAGLFDKIINRLMETSNARGVIIFANEDDIKRVLEAAKRANLTGHFLFVGSDSWGAKSSPITELEDVAEGAVTILPKRASIDGFDQYFMSRSLENNRRNIWFNEFWEDDFRCKLTRPGIKLDPDKKKCTGEERIGVDSSYEQEGKVQFVIDAVYAVAYALHSMHRDLCPGSAGVCNSMDPVEGRLLLDYIRAVNFNGSAGTSVLFNENGDAPGRYDIFQFQMTNHSHPGYHVIGQWTNNLRLNLEEMQWSGGDKSVPESICSFPCRPGERKKMVKGVPCCWHCELCDGYQYQLDEFTCEMCPSDMRPVPNRTACRPTPIIKLEWNSPFALVPASLAMLGILATSAVVITFIRFNDTPIVRASGRELSYVLLTGIFLIYLITFLMIAEPSVVVCAFRRLLLGLGMAITYSAMLTKTNRIYRIFEQGKRSVTPPKFISPASQLIITFILISVQVLGVFVWFGVVPPHTIIDYEELRPPNPNLARGILKCDMSDLSIICCLSYSIVLMVTCTVYAVKSRGVPETFNEAKPIGFTMYTTCIIWLAFVPIFFGTAQSTEKMFIQTATLTVSMSLSAFVSLGMLYMPKVYVIIFHPEQNVQKRKRSFKAVLQAAVTVARVSQKSLNEKQNGEIKMEPDRSQ